The Clostridiaceae bacterium genome includes a window with the following:
- a CDS encoding 2-phosphosulfolactate phosphatase: MKINILQFIEGAREARGLTVIIDVFRAFSVACYVVNNGAKKIIPVGNIDIAYRLKEENPDYILIGERKGKIQPGFDYGNSPTHIENIDFSGKTIVQTTSAGTQGIVNAIKADEVISGSLVNSKAIARYIKSVNPETVSLVCMGLQGRYLSDEDIFCAEYIKSLLEETYYDINTKIASLKNSSGRRFFDPANSDWCPERDFYLCTDIDRFNFILRAEKSEDEMYSLYRVDL; this comes from the coding sequence ATGAAAATTAATATACTTCAATTTATTGAAGGAGCAAGAGAAGCCAGAGGTTTAACCGTAATAATTGATGTTTTCAGAGCATTTTCTGTTGCTTGTTATGTTGTAAATAATGGTGCCAAAAAAATAATACCTGTAGGTAACATTGATATTGCTTACAGGCTGAAGGAAGAAAACCCGGATTATATACTTATTGGAGAGCGGAAAGGAAAAATTCAGCCTGGGTTCGATTATGGCAATTCTCCTACACATATTGAAAATATTGATTTCTCCGGGAAAACTATTGTGCAGACAACAAGTGCCGGGACACAGGGAATAGTTAATGCAATAAAGGCAGATGAAGTTATTTCCGGAAGTCTTGTTAATTCGAAAGCGATAGCCAGATACATTAAATCTGTGAATCCTGAAACAGTATCTTTAGTCTGTATGGGACTTCAAGGAAGATATTTGTCAGATGAAGATATTTTCTGTGCTGAATACATAAAGAGTTTATTAGAAGAAACATATTATGATATAAATACTAAAATTGCTTCGCTAAAAAACAGTAGCGGCAGGAGATTCTTTGACCCTGCCAATTCAGATTGGTGCCCTGAAAGAGATTTCTACTTGTGTACGGATATTGACAGGTTCAATTTTATTCTTAGAGCCGAGAAGAGTGAAGATGAAATGTACAGTCTTTATAGAGTAGATTTATGA
- a CDS encoding ABC transporter ATP-binding protein, with protein MERYRDVKGDKSVDTIQATSLKKYYGKHLGIEDVSFSVREGEIFGFVGPNGAGKSTTIRILLNFIFPDGGHAVICGKDVVKESQEIKKFTGYVPSDVRFYVDLTVKELIQINNRFYRKEFDEEAERLCNLFELDITKKFYELSMGNKKKAAIVCALAPKPKILILDEPTNGLDPMMQKRLFIELKNQSANGVSILLSSHNLVEVQEYCHRVAFIKQGKILVVTDLKEMGNPRKIVSIWGKKEITHPAFKLLERVGSKSSFIYQGDSNLLLKLLQEAEPDDFTIENESLEERFMDLYEKEEQ; from the coding sequence ATTGAAAGATACAGAGATGTCAAAGGAGACAAATCAGTGGATACCATTCAAGCAACCAGCCTGAAGAAATATTATGGTAAACATCTTGGGATTGAAGATGTATCATTTTCGGTTAGAGAAGGCGAAATTTTTGGATTCGTTGGGCCAAATGGTGCTGGAAAATCAACTACCATAAGAATACTCCTGAATTTTATTTTTCCTGATGGAGGTCATGCTGTAATATGCGGCAAGGATGTTGTAAAAGAAAGTCAGGAAATTAAAAAGTTTACAGGATATGTTCCAAGTGATGTGAGATTTTATGTAGATTTGACAGTAAAGGAATTAATTCAGATCAATAATAGGTTTTACCGCAAAGAATTTGATGAAGAAGCAGAGCGGTTATGTAATCTTTTTGAACTGGATATAACAAAAAAGTTCTATGAACTATCCATGGGAAATAAGAAAAAGGCAGCAATTGTTTGTGCTCTGGCACCGAAACCAAAAATATTGATATTGGATGAGCCAACCAATGGACTTGATCCCATGATGCAGAAGCGGTTATTTATAGAATTAAAAAATCAATCCGCTAACGGAGTTTCTATACTACTATCCAGTCATAATCTTGTAGAGGTGCAGGAATACTGCCATAGAGTTGCTTTTATTAAGCAAGGGAAAATTTTGGTAGTAACAGATTTAAAGGAAATGGGTAATCCCAGAAAAATAGTAAGCATTTGGGGGAAAAAGGAAATCACACACCCCGCTTTTAAGTTGTTGGAAAGAGTTGGATCAAAGAGTAGCTTCATATATCAGGGTGATAGTAATCTCTTATTGAAGTTATTGCAGGAAGCTGAGCCGGATGATTTCACCATTGAAAACGAGAGCCTGGAAGAACGTTTTATGGATCTCTATGAAAAGGAGGAACAGTAA